A single window of Aquarana catesbeiana isolate 2022-GZ linkage group LG10, ASM4218655v1, whole genome shotgun sequence DNA harbors:
- the LOC141110025 gene encoding trypsin-3-like — MEMGNLFIMQTFINAVLIWPWSFKHFNSSKKCYQQLAMLYLWIWMFLGLAAAAPRYDDDDKIINGYECALHSQPWQVYFTYNGQRWCGGSLITARWIISAAHCYKQPKYLVAHLGEHDTTKQEGTEQHIQVEKAYQYFYYNQYYIDHDFMMVKLAEPAQFNQYVQPIPIATSCPTDGSQCLVSGWGNLKTSGVQYPEVLQCLDLPVLSDSSCKAAYPNKITDNMFCAGYLEGGKDSCQGDSGGPLVCNGKLYGVVSWGQGCAQSGYPGVYTKVCIYFDWIKNVIEKY, encoded by the exons ATGGAAATGGGCAATCTGTTCATAATGCAGACCTTTATAAATGCTGTCTTGATCTGGCCATGGTCCTTTAAACATTTCAACTCGTCCAAGAAGTGTTACCAACAGCTCGCAATGCTCTATCTCTGGATATGGATGTTCCTGGGGCTTGCAG CTGCTGCTCCTcggtatgatgatgatgataagatCATCAATGGCTATGAGTGTGCCCTCCATTCCCAACCTTGGCAGGTTTATTTCACCTATAATGGACAACGTTGGTGTGGTGGCTCCCTGATCACAGCACGGTGGATCATATCTGCAGCTCATTGCTATAAGCA GCCCAAGTATCTGGTTGCTCACCTTGGGGAACATGATACTACTAAACAAGAAGGAACAGAGCAGCATATCCAGGTGGAAAAGGCTTATCAGTACTTCTACTATAACCAGTATTACATAGATCATGATTTCATGATGGTCAAACTAGCTGAGCCTGCCCAGTTTAACCAGTATGTCCAACCCATCCCAATAGCCACGTCCTGTCCAACTGATGGAAGTCAGTGCCTGGTGTCAGGCTGGGGAAACCTGAAGACCTCTGGAG tacagtaTCCTGAAGTTTTACAGTGTCTTGACCTCCCTGTTTTGTCGGACTCCAGCTGTAAAGCTGCTTATCCAAATAAGATCACTGACAATATGTTCTGTGCTGGTTACCTAGAAGGTGGCAAAGACTCATGCCAG GGGGATTCTGGTGGACCACTGGTTTGCAATGGAAAGCTGTATGGAGTGGTTTCCTGGGGTCAAGGATGTGCGCAAAGTGGATATCCTGGTGTCTATACCAAAGTCTGCATCTATTTTGACTGGATTAAGAATGTTATTGAGAAATACTGA